ATTCACCATGCTAATATATTAGGGAAATCCAAAGCATTGTGGGTCATCGGGGGATTCAGTGGCTTGTTTTTCTGACCGCAGGCCATCGCCTTGCCGCCCATCGCCAAGTGGCCGTACCAGAACGGCTTCACCATCAACACCTGGTTCCGGCAGGATCCGCTCAATAACATCAACGTGGACAAAGACAAGCCGTACCTTTACTGGTGAGTGGCCGACAAAACCACAAGGAAATAAAATGGCGGCGATCAAGATGTTGACTCCCCTGCTCGGAGGAATGAGGGCAGTTGGGTCAATATCCCCGTGAGTTTCCTTGGCAACCATTGGAGGCGGCAGGGCAGGCGCCCCCCTCGACCCTCCCCGGCCCCCCTCGGCCCCATCCCGCCGGCTCTTATCTCAGTCCGCCAGAAGCTTAGCCTTGTCGTCCATCTCGTTTTTCCTTCATCTTGCCAACTGGGCTTTATTTACattggatttttgttgttgttgttgttgttgtttttctggaGCGGGCTAACGGAACGCCGGCGCCGTTCCCATCTCCATCCATCCGGCTTTTTCTTTTCAGCTTCCGCACCAGCAAAGGGATCGGCTACTCCGCTCACTTTGTGGGCAACTGCCTGATCGTGACCTCCCTCAAGTCCAAAGGAAAGGGCTTCCAGCACTGCGTCAAGTACGACTTCCAGCCGCGCAAGGTGAGCCGGCGTGCCGGCGTGCCGTGGGGTCGGGTCAGCCGGAATCCATTGACCTGATGGATTGGACCTCCCGCCTCCCCCCAGTGGTACATGATCAGCATCGTTCACATCTACAACCGCTGGAGGAACTCCGAGATCCGCTGCTACGTCAACGGGCAGCTGGTCTCCTACGGCGACATGGCCTGGCACGTCAACACCAACGACGTAAGAGACGCGGCGGCGCGGACATTTTGCGGGAGTCCGTGGAGCCGCTAACCGGCCGGAGGTCGCTCCCGCACAGAGCTACGACAAATGCTTTCTGGGCTCGTCGGAGACGGCCGACGCCAACCGGGTCTTCTGCGGTCAGCTGGGCGCCATCTACGTCTTTGGCGAGGCGCTCAACCCGGCTCAGATCTTCGCCATCCACCAGCTGGGCCCCGGGTACAAGGTGAGAGGTGACGCGACGCGACGTGACGTGGCGCGACCGGACCGGACCGGACCGGACCGGACCGAACCGGACCGGACCGGCCCACCGACCGACCGACTCTCGTACCTTTTGGGCCCGCCGCAGAGCACCTTCAAGTTCAAGTCGGAGAGCGACATCCACCTGGCCGAGCACCACAAGCAGGTCCTGTACGACGGCAAGCTGGCCGGCTCCATCTCCTTCACGTACAACGCCAAGGCCACCGACGCGCAGCTGTGTCTGGAGTCGTCGCCGCGAGAGAACGCCTCCATCTTTGTGCACTCGCCGCACGCCCTCATGCTGCAGGTGCGGAGGGAGGCGCGCAAAAAGCCGCTGGTGGTTGGTGACTTTGTCTAATTTGTCAGaaggttttttttggtttgtttggttttttttgcaggaCGTGAAGGCCATCGTGACCCACTCCATCCACAGCGCCATCCACTCCATCGGTGGCATCCAGGTCCTCTTCCCCCTTTTCGCCCAGCTGGACCACAAGCAGCTGAACGACGTGGCCGCGGACACCGGCGTGTGGTCGGTAGACGTCCCATCCGCCGCTCGCCCGCCCGCGCCCGCCCGCGCCCGCTTCCGTCTCACGCCCGCGCGTCTCCTTTCGCAGCGCCACGCTGCTGGCCTTCTTGGTGGAGCTGCTGAAGAGCTCGGTGGCCATGCAGGAGCAGATGCTCGGAGGCAAAGGCTTCCTGGTCATCGGGTACCTGCTGGAGAAGGTAGGAGGGAAATTCCCGAGGGGCGGAGCCGGAATGCCAAAGCTGCCGAAGCCGCTCACCGCGCGTTTGCCGTGCCGTCCCGCCTCAAGTCGTCGAGGGTGCACGTCACTCGGGCCGTGCTGGAGCAGTTCTTGTCCTTCGCCAAGTACCTGGACGGTCTACCCCACGGGGCGCCGCTCCTCAAGCAGCTGTGCGACCACGTCCTCTTCAACGCCGCCATCTGGATACACACGCCCGCCAAGGTCGGTCGGTCGGAAAAAAGCCCATTTCGCAAAAGGGCGGCGGGTTCATCGCCGGCGTCGCTCATTTGCTGCGGCAGGTTCAACTGTCCCTGTACACGTACCTGTCGTCGGAGTTCATCGGCACGGCGACCATCTACTCCACCATCCGTCGCGTGGGCACCGTGCTGCAGCTCATGCACACGCTCAAGTACTACTACTGGGCCGTCAACCCGTTGGAATGCAGCGCCATCTCGCCCAAAGGCCTCGGTAAGAGCAGGAGGCCGGCTCCGCTCGTGCCGCGGCCGTTTTTGTCGGGGGGGGTGCCGTCTCATCCATCAAATCCAACTCCAGACGGACCTCGGCCGTCCCAAAAGGAGATCGTATCGCTGCGGGCCTTCATGCTCCTCTTCCTCAAGCAGCTAATACTGAAGGTGGCCAGATAGGGCgccgctcacacacacacgcgtgaaTCTACGCGTGGCGGATATCCTGACGCTGTCTTTGCAGGACCGGGGCGTGAAGGAGGACGAGCTGCAGAGTATTCTCAACTACCTGTTGACCATGCACGAGGTAGGTGTCATGAGGCCCTCCCGCTCCAAAGGCTTGGGACGGCGATCCCCGTCCGTGGCGGCGAACGGGCTAACGACGCCTTTCAAATGGCGCGCAGGACGAGAACATCCACGACGTGCTGCAGCTCCTGGTGGCGCTCATGTCCGAGCACCCGGCCTCCATGATTCCCGCTTTCGACCAGCGGAACGGCATAAGGTGAGGCGGACGCCGTCGCCATCGTCGTCGTCTGGGGTTTAAACATCCAAAGGACTGGCTGGAATGAACGtgcgttcgtgtgtgtgtgtgtgtgccagggTCATCTGCAAGCTGCTGGCCTCCAAGAGCGAAAGCATCCGAGTGCAGGCCCTCAAAGTCCTGGGCTACTTTCTCAAGCACCTCGGCCACAAGTGGGTGAAACGCTTTGCCAAAGGGCCGCCCGCTTTCTGGCTTTGCCGCACACATAAGCCGTATACTCCGCATACGCATACACTGCCTGTGTTTAATTAGGAGGAAGGTGGagatcatgcacactcacagtcTCTTCACGCTGCTGGGCGAGCGTCTGATGATGCACACCAACACCGTCTCCGTTACCACCTACAACACGCTCTACGAGGTACGCCATCGATCTGCCGCCGACCGCCGTGGCACCGATGCCATCAAAAAAAATCGGGCTGCTATTGCGGTAAAAAAGGCCGATACGTGCGCTACAAATGACCACGTTTAACAACACAACTCTCCACGCCCCCCttcaaaaacatgtatgtaATTATACTTGCAGATCCTGACAGAGCAGGTGTGCACGCAGGTGGTCCACAAGCCGCACCCGGAACCGGACTCGACCATCAAGATCCAGAATCCCAGTGAGTAACTGACGGAGCGGCCTGCCTGCGCGCGGGTGTTCCTGTGTTCCTCAAGCCGCAGTTGCTGATTTTCCTGGCGTGCGCTTATTTAGTGATCCTGAAAGTGGTGGCCACGCTACTGAAGAATTCGTCTCCCAGCGGCGAGCTGATGGAAGTCCGGAGACTTTTCCTCTCCGACATGATCAAACTCTTTAGCAACAGCAGAGAAAACAGAAGGTACGGGGCACGCCGCTCATCACGTGAGGGCCAGAACGCCATCTCTCTCCGAATGTTCGGAGCCCGGAGCACCTCTTTTGGGGGTCAGACAAGGGTCACGGGTGACCTTTTCCGTACGGAGACGTGACTGGCAAGCCACGTTCGTTGCTGTGATCATCGCCCTCTGGTGGTTAAGGATGAAATAGAACAGCAAGGATGTATAGAGCCATGTGAATGGACATCCATTATTTAAAGACTTCCTCAATACGTATTATTTCTTctctaattctatttttttaatgaatacagTTAAGCACAAAGAACATTCCGTTCAACCCGCAATGAAAATTCCCAGGAAGACTGGCTGTCAATGTTCACGTTTCCCGGTCAAAGAGGATCGGACGTATGGCGGCGTTGCCTTTATTGGGCGCTTGGCGCCTCGTTTGCGTTTCAGGTGCTTGCTACAGTGCTCGGTGTGGCAGGACTGGATGTTCTCGCTGGGCTACATCAACCCCAAGAATCCCGAGGAGCAGAAGATCACCGAGATGGTCTACAACATCTTTAGGATCTTGCTGTACCACGCCATCAAATACGAGTGGGGCGGATGGAGGGTCTGGGTGGACACGCTGTCCATCGCGCACTCCAAGGTCCGCCGCGCGTGTCGGAGGCGGGGCCCGCCCGGACCCGCCCGCTCGTGCCTAACGCGGCCGGCGGCCGCTCTGTCCCGCCGCAGGTGACCTACGAGGCCCACAAGGAGTACCTGGCCAAGATGTACGAGGAGTACCAGCGTCAGGAGGAGGAGAATATGAAGAAGGGCGAGAAAGGATGCGTGTCCACCATCTCGGGCCTGTCGGCCTCGCCGGCGCCCGTCGTCAACGGCAACCTGGAGATGGACGACGCCACGCGCACGCCCGACAGCGAAGCCGAGTACGgcgagggcggcggcggcggcggcgacgattCGTCTCGCAACCTGCTGGTCGACGGCGCCGTCAAGAGGGGCGATGCGCAGCAGGGCGCCGGCGTGAGGGTGGAGGTCCACGACCTGCTGGTGGACATCAAAGCCGAAAAGGTGGAGGCCACCGAGGTCAAGTTGGACGACTTGGACCTGAGTCCCGAAGGCCTGGGCGGGGCCAGGGGAGGCGGGTCCTTGGAGAACGGGCCCCTGGTGGAGGTGGACTCGCTCCTGGACAGCGCCTACTGCGCCGTGGTGCAGAACCTCAACGGCACCCTGGTACCCAAAGAGGAGGCCCCGGGGCCGCCCGTCTTGGCCCTCTCGGGGGTCGGCCCGGAGGACGACGATGGCGGCGACGGCATCGTGGGGCCCCTCATCACGCTGGCCGACGAGAAAGACAGCGTTCCCAACAATAACGGATTTCTCTTTGGCAAGGTGAGCGGGAGAAAATCCGGCCcgtcggggggaaaaaaagggacattGGGCTTTTAGCCAACGCCGCCGCTTCTTCCAGGTGGACGAGAAGCTCCTCCCTGCTCTGGCGGCTAGCGACGGTCTGGTCTTGACCGGTCCGGACCGACCCGTCCCGCcggttggcggcggcggcggcgacgacctGGGCCTGCTGGCCCGCGTGAGCCCCGGCGGCGAGCCGCCCGAGGACGGGCCCTTCAAGATCGGCGGCCCGCTGGCCGACATCAGCTCCATCGCCGAGGCCCGCAaccgggcggcggcggcgtcccaGGCCGACTTCGCCGAGGGAGGCGGGGCCGCCTCGGCGACGGCGGGCGACGCCTCGGCTCGCAAGGCGGGGCACAGAGGAACGGACACGGCCAGCGTGACGTCCGACACCGAGAGGTCGGACGACGGCGGCAGAGAGAAGAAGATATCGACCGCTTCCACCACGCAGGTGATTCCCCGGCCTCTTTTGCCATATTTCAACTTCAACAGTCTCTCTGCTTGTTGCTCCAGAGAAATACGTGGAtatagtataataataataataatcggacataggccatgtcgtaattaccacaacacaaaaaaaaagcctacttgtcatcacacgcagaaactgcgtgtgacgaaattgatggtgcttctccataagctacgtttaatcggcaaaagacctaaataagtgtaagttacggttATGTGTAAGTTATGTGATGGCGAGTGAGTGAGCTTGAAATTGAGACGAGTATAGTTCCTCTGATGTGTGAGCGTCTAAAAGGAAGCTGCCCAGTCTGTCGTCCACGTCTCCCTCCCCCCAGCATACCTGAAGCCACTCATCGGGATGGTGATCAAGCTTACTCATCAGTTGGATGTGTTGGGGGAGGGAGTCCTGGATTGCACAGTTGGCCACCCCACTTGTCAAATAGTACGTTGCATAACATTAGTATATCAAGAATGTCCTATTTCAACCTAGCTGTCCAAGAGATGATGCTTTTCTGGCGTTGGAGGCCCGCAAAAGTCAGCTTCcattcacagtttttttttttcatcgctGTCAATTTAAGCCAGTGCGAAGTTGTAAGTTGAATTGACCAAATTGACCACGCCCCTCCACCACCGAATGACAGGCTCTGCACGGCCGCAGCGCCTCGCAGCTGGAGCGAGACCTCCGCGTGGACCTGGGCTTCAGGGGCACGCCCATGACGGAGGAGCAGAGGCGGCAGTTCAGCCCCGGGCCGCGCACCACCATGTTCCGCATCCCCGAGTTCAAGTGGTCGCCCATGCACCAGAGGCTGCTCACCGACCTTCTCTTTGCGCTGGAGACGGACGTGCACGTGTGGAGAAGGTCGGTTCCCGGGGCGACAAACTCTCTCCGGTCCGGCTCTCGTCTCCGGTCGTCGTAAGTGACCTTCTACTAAGGGTGTCCTTCTTCCAGCCACTCCACCAAGTCGGTGATGGACTTTGTCAACAGCAACGAGAACATCATCTTTGTGCACAATACCATCCACCTGATTTCCCAGATGGTGGACAACATCATCATCGCCTGCGGGGGCATCCTGCCGCTCCTGTCTGCCGCCACCTCGCCCTCGGTGAGTACTAGCTCTGGCTtccgtggcgtggcgtggcgtggcgtggcgtgtcGTGGCGTGGCGTgccgtggcgtggcgtggcgtgccGGGAGAGGGAACTGCTGCGGGGGCTTCTTTTTGACCTTTTCCGCCGTGACGACACCTgcagttttttattttcaagtagTCTTTGCGTCTTTCAAATCCGTATTTTTCAAATGCTAGGGCGCACctttattttccccaaaaacggaTAAGGTACCCTCtagtacaggggtgggcaaagaggttcagcagtggccactgtgggtgggtgcacatTTTTTGTCCCAAGTCATTCAGCACAGACAGACAAAGCCGACACAAAGTGGaagcgacgggggttgggctttAACGAGCgccacctgacggcaatccgcTGATTGCACGCGTAAGGTGACCGATAACAACCGGAGTTGTGGAAAGCTTTTGGAAGAAAAGCAACCCCCGCACCGACTGACTGCACAGTGGAATACTTTGCCCACTCCTGCTCTAGTATAGGAATTCTGACTGACGCCAATGGACATCCCagccatttggactgggaggtctGGCAGCCATTGTCCAGTGccatatatagttttttttttttttttttacagatataGTTAGTTTGTTCTTACAAATACAAAGAAACTGGACCGCGTGTATCTAATTGAGTTATGTCGGCCACCTTGGCACAGGGGTTCCCCCgccccaaatagattggacgtcgagcACCATCCTTTGAGGTTTCCGACTTGATGTTTTTGGGGTCCTTTCCACTTGTTTGCAACTGAAGCCACTTGATTGGCGGTTCCGCTTTTAAATTCCTCCTTCTCttcctctgtgtgtgtgtcttttttgtCGTCTTTTGGTTGTTGTCGTGTCTTTTTGCACGTGCAGACCTCTAAGAGTAGTGCCAACCATGTAAGTTTGCTTCTTTTCTTCCTTGATTGATTGTGCTCTTTCTTTTTTGGGTGGGCCGGCTGCTCCCCCACCCCGTCAATTTCCACTTTTGGGCGGCGGTCTCCGTTAGACGCGGGAGAATCCACTTTTGACGGCGCATTCGCTATTGCCATACTCCGTTTGTGTGGCCCTTTTTAAAGAGGAGGACGGGAGCGGCCGCAAAGGGCGAGGAGGTGACGCCCGTCCCGGGGGGAGGAGTCGAAAGGGGCGAGGTGGGTAAAGACAAGTGCAGAATAGtactcaaaacaaacaaacaaagcttAATCACGCCACGAGCGGAGGATGTCAAAGCACCCCCTCCACCTCCTCTCCACAACCCGCATCCCTCATTCGGGTGTGCACTATCTATCACCCGCCTCGATGGAGACGTGCGTATGCGTGTGACGGACTTGCGGATGGTCGCGCGTCGTTCACGAATGCCGCCGCACCCAGAATGCAATTCAAAAGCCACATTTCCCAAGCACCCCATTGGCTGCCGGtgacggcgctagacatccaatcccaTTGAATGTGGGGGGGAGGGGTGAATTGTCTCCCCCTCCCGCCAtctgcaaatggattggattggtgACCCTTGAGAACCAAAAGTTtgatccccccccccacacacacactcttcaCCACCCTCGGTCTGAAAAACAGAGACGGACCGGATTGTCACCTGGCTCGTGCGCGTCCCCCCCCCGCGTTTAGACGGAGCTGGAGAACATCGAGGCCACGCAGGGCATGTCGTCGGAGACGGCCGTCACCTTCCTGTCGCGGCTGATGGCCATGGTGGACGTGCTGGTGTTTGCCAGCTCGCTCAACTTCAGCGAGATCGAGGCCGAGAAGAACATGTCCTCCGGCGGCCTCATGAGGCAGTGTCTGAGACTGGGTGAGAAGTCGAGTCGAGCCGACGTGACGTGACGTGACGTGACGTGAGGCGAGGCCAGGCGAGCCGCACCGCTTTCGCCTCCGTCTCTACCGACGCTTCTCTTGTCAGTGTGCTGCGTGGCGGTGAGGAACTGCCTGGAGTGCCGGCAGAGGCAGCGGGATCGCAACTGCAAGTCCTCTCTGACCGCCAGCAAGTCGCAGGACACTCTgcatgccgccgccgccgccacctccgCCAGCAAGGTGCCACGTCTTCTTCTCGTTCGCTCGCTCGTGTTCTGAGGCCGCCAGCTTTTCCTTTATAGTATTTTCGAATCAATACAATGTCTATAGTGCATCAAAAAAACCTATGAGCCACTGAAAACAAACCAAATTCCCAGTAAATGAACCCTGAAAACCCTCTGAAgctcagatttaaaaaaaaatgggtcttGGGAATAAAATAAAGCTCCTCATACACTGTAAGAATTCCTTGGATGATTGGCATCAGCTGTTGgaacagttcaaaatgttattaACAGGCTTAAAAAGGTCACCATCGCCACCATCTTGTTGTTCTAGACAAACAAGGTGGACCGTTCCGCAAATGCTTACTTGCGTTCTCTTGACCAGGACCCGGACCGACTCCTGCAGGACGTGGACATCAACCGGCTGCGCGCGGTGGTCTTTCGGGACGTGGTGAGCGCGCCGGATTCGTGGACGCCACGTGTAGTGCGCATCTGCAAAATGTGAGCCCTCCTGATGCTTTTTGCTTTCTTCCGGCCGGCGCAGGACGACAGCAAGCAGGCTCAGTTCCTGGCTCTGGCCGTGGTCTACTTCATCTCGGTGCTGATGGTGTCCAAGTACCGAGACATCTTGGAGCCCCAGCGGGAGATCAGCAGGTCGGCCAGCCTGTCCGGACGCAGCATCCGACACGAGATCAACTCGCCCACCAGCACGGGTGAGTCCCGAGGACGCGGTGGCCTCGCCCCTCGCCCCCCCCCACTCGATCCAAAACGCGCGGCTTCCTCGCCAGAGCACCCGTCGTCAGCCTTCTCCGAGCGCGAGAAAAGGACGCCCACCCCCGTGGATGACTCCCCTCGCGTGGGCCTGCCCCACACCGACTCGGGCATCGGCGAGGAGGGCCACGCGGGCGGCTCCCTCAACGGCTCGGAGATTGGGCTGGGCTTGGGCCTGGGCCCGGGCCCGGCGGGGCGGGAGACGGAGCGGGACGCCGGCGGCAGCCAGGCCGACCTGCTGTGCGGCCTGGCCGACGTGGGGAGGTCGTCGCAGGAGAGCCTTTTGGACTCCCCGCACGAGCCCGACGCCCGACAGGCGCCCCCTTCGTCCATTTCCGGCATCTGCCAGACCAATAAAGGCATCAACGTCAAGGTGAGGCGCCGACGTCCTCGTTCTTGGTTTATGACGCGGGTTTGTACTAGTGTGAGCACGTTTTGCTCATCCTCATTTTCTAGCGTGTCGAGTTATTTAAACCGGGTAAACCGAATTCAAGTCATTTCCAGAATATGTAGCCAGAAGCAACGGTCGGGGCGAACTAGCCAATTGCAAATGGCCGCGGCGGTCTAAAAGCTGGTGTCCCTTGCAGGAGATCCTGAAAAGCCTGGTGGCCGCTCCGTTGGACGGCATGGATTCGGGTCAAGAGTCAGGCCCCGCCGCTCCGTACCACCCGGATCCCGCCCTCAAGACCCAGCCCATGCTCCCCATGCAGTTCCACTCTTTTGACAGGTAGCCTTCCGCCTGCCGCCTTCTGCCTGCCGCCTTTGCACCTCGACCAAAGCAATGGCCTCGTCCGTCCGTCTCGCAGGAGTGTGGTGGTTCCGGTGAAAAAGCCGCCGCCCGGGAGCCAGTCCGTCAACGCGGTGGCCACCGCCGGGAGCACGCCCAACATCTTTGCCGCCGCCACGGCCACGCCCAAGAGCATGATCAACACCACAGGTGAGGGAGGACGAGTCGCtggcaaaaaaaagcacatttgcaACAAGAGCGCGGCTCAATATGGCCGATCGCGGAATACTAATGGAGCTCCCGCATATGGATTGTTTCCGATCGATCGCCGGCTGGGAAAAATTACGGAAAAAATGGATCTCATGTTTTGCTCATTTGGCATAGGGTTATGAATTCCATTcggaaatgaaatgttttgcgTGCGTCATCACGTCAGCGCATCCGCCTTGTTTGGTCCTTGCAGGCGGCGCCGACTCCGCCTCGTCCTCCTCGTCTTCGTCGTCCTCGTTTGTGAACGGCGCCGGCAGCAAGAACCTCCCCGCCGTCCAGACGGTGGCGCCCATGCCTGAGGACACGGTGGAGAACATGAggtcagaaagaaagaaagaagcttACCGTGCCACTTCCCGCTTGGGCCGCTCGCGTCAAAGCTGCTTTCTCCCgccgctcgccccgcccccaacGTGTGGTGGAAAGACCGATgcgggttaattttttttttcattggtcgatgtttattttctattcacttttataaagcataataataatatttcaaagCCATGGAAATGATTTGAATCCCCGAAAATCAATCCAATTTCTGCAGTCAGAAGGAGTGGATTGACTTTCTCGACCTCTTTCCGACCATTCAATAGAAATGGGGACGTCGGCAGCTCCTCACAGTGATTGGATGTCCACGGCGGCCCACGGCTGAAATATGCCGCCGTGTCTTTCTGTCTGTGTTGCAGTGCCTACTGTGAGGTGGCGCAGTGTGCCCTGCGCAGCGGTCAGACGCCCCCCGAGCTCAAGTCTTTTAGCTCTCTGGCGGGCTTCCAGGCTGCCCCCCGAGATGCGGGGCAGTGTTTTAGGCAAGGAATACGCCACCGTGCCCCCATCCCACCCGCcttctccacacacacacacacacgcacaaaccaAATTCTTGACGTTCGTAGCATCGGTGTTTCTTACATTGCGTCCTGAGCAAAAATGGCAAGTCACGTCTTGTCAGTGGCGCCGGTCGGTGTATAGAAGGCAGCAAAATGAAAGCGATGGGCCACTTTCCAAAACGTGCTCTGTCTCCGCAGCATCACCACCAAGCTGGAACGAGCGCTGGAGAAGGTGGCGCCGTTGCTGAGGGAAATCTTTGTGGACTTTGCGCCTTTCCTGTCGCGCACGCTGCTGGGCAGTCATGGGCAGGAGCTGCTCATTGAAGGTACAGGTGCTGTACAACAAACCTTCTTACTACTATACGCGTCCCGTGCAAGCTGTGACTCAatcaatggatggatggataaatgaatgagtgattgattgagtgagtgagtgagtgagtgaatagtTGACCAAGTGAGCGACCGAGTATGCTAACTCACTTCTTTCTTGGTGTCCTGTTGTCGTTCTCCACCGTCCGCTTGctcctcttttcttttcttttcttcctcccGATCTTGTCCCGTCCTTTGTGGCATGCTTATTATATGTAAACGCTTTGATTCAGACGAGCCCAGAGGAGATGTATTTTGGGCTTTGTCCGCCTATTTGCGCTTGATCACCAAAAACCCATGTCTCCTCCCTCCGCAGGTCTGGTGTGCATGAAGTCCAGC
The nucleotide sequence above comes from Stigmatopora argus isolate UIUO_Sarg chromosome 22, RoL_Sarg_1.0, whole genome shotgun sequence. Encoded proteins:
- the nbeaa gene encoding neurobeachin a isoform X9; the protein is MSSEKPLSPATVPATVSAAPGSACSQAAAGRPSVSSSSSSSSPPPPPLPGERMPSSAAAAATATASATATAGGGSLLLPAGVINPAAVPIRNIQMKFAVLVGLIQVGEVTNRDIVETVLNLLVGGEFDLEMNFIIQEAESIGCMVELLSHCQVTCQAEIWSMFTAILRKSVRNLQTSTEVGLIQQVLLKMSAVDDMIADLLVDMLGVLASYSITVKELKLLFSMLRGDNGIWPRHAIKLLSVLNQMPQRHGPDTFFNFPGRSAAAIALPPIAKWPYQNGFTINTWFRQDPLNNINVDKDKPYLYCFRTSKGIGYSAHFVGNCLIVTSLKSKGKGFQHCVKYDFQPRKWYMISIVHIYNRWRNSEIRCYVNGQLVSYGDMAWHVNTNDSYDKCFLGSSETADANRVFCGQLGAIYVFGEALNPAQIFAIHQLGPGYKSTFKFKSESDIHLAEHHKQVLYDGKLAGSISFTYNAKATDAQLCLESSPRENASIFVHSPHALMLQDVKAIVTHSIHSAIHSIGGIQVLFPLFAQLDHKQLNDVAADTGVCATLLAFLVELLKSSVAMQEQMLGGKGFLVIGYLLEKSSRVHVTRAVLEQFLSFAKYLDGLPHGAPLLKQLCDHVLFNAAIWIHTPAKVQLSLYTYLSSEFIGTATIYSTIRRVGTVLQLMHTLKYYYWAVNPLECSAISPKGLDGPRPSQKEIVSLRAFMLLFLKQLILKDRGVKEDELQSILNYLLTMHEDENIHDVLQLLVALMSEHPASMIPAFDQRNGIRVICKLLASKSESIRVQALKVLGYFLKHLGHKRKVEIMHTHSLFTLLGERLMMHTNTVSVTTYNTLYEILTEQVCTQVVHKPHPEPDSTIKIQNPMILKVVATLLKNSSPSGELMEVRRLFLSDMIKLFSNSRENRRCLLQCSVWQDWMFSLGYINPKNPEEQKITEMVYNIFRILLYHAIKYEWGGWRVWVDTLSIAHSKVTYEAHKEYLAKMYEEYQRQEEENMKKGEKGCVSTISGLSASPAPVVNGNLEMDDATRTPDSEAEYGEGGGGGGDDSSRNLLVDGAVKRGDAQQGAGVRVEVHDLLVDIKAEKVEATEVKLDDLDLSPEGLGGARGGGSLENGPLVEVDSLLDSAYCAVVQNLNGTLVPKEEAPGPPVLALSGVGPEDDDGGDGIVGPLITLADEKDSVPNNNGFLFGKVDEKLLPALAASDGLVLTGPDRPVPPVGGGGGDDLGLLARVSPGGEPPEDGPFKIGGPLADISSIAEARNRAAAASQADFAEGGGAASATAGDASARKAGHRGTDTASVTSDTERSDDGGREKKISTASTTQALHGRSASQLERDLRVDLGFRGTPMTEEQRRQFSPGPRTTMFRIPEFKWSPMHQRLLTDLLFALETDVHVWRSHSTKSVMDFVNSNENIIFVHNTIHLISQMVDNIIIACGGILPLLSAATSPSTELENIEATQGMSSETAVTFLSRLMAMVDVLVFASSLNFSEIEAEKNMSSGGLMRQCLRLVCCVAVRNCLECRQRQRDRNCKSSLTASKSQDTLHAAAAATSASKDPDRLLQDVDINRLRAVVFRDVDDSKQAQFLALAVVYFISVLMVSKYRDILEPQREISRSASLSGRSIRHEINSPTSTGESRGRGGLAPRPPPLDPKRAASSPEHPSSAFSEREKRTPTPVDDSPRVGLPHTDSGIGEEGHAGGSLNGSEIGLGLGLGPGPAGRETERDAGGSQADLLCGLADVGRSSQESLLDSPHEPDARQAPPSSISGICQTNKGINVKEILKSLVAAPLDGMDSGQESGPAAPYHPDPALKTQPMLPMQFHSFDRSVVVPVKKPPPGSQSVNAVATAGSTPNIFAAATATPKSMINTTGGADSASSSSSSSSSFVNGAGSKNLPAVQTVAPMPEDTVENMSAYCEVAQCALRSGQTPPELKSFSSLAGFQAAPRDAGQCFSITTKLERALEKVAPLLREIFVDFAPFLSRTLLGSHGQELLIEGTGLVCMKSSTSVVELVMLLCSQEWQNSIQKNAGLAFIELINEGRLLCHAMKDHIVRVANEAEFILNRQRAEDVHKHAEFESNCAQYAADRREEEKMCDHLIGAAKHRDHVTANQLKQKILNILTNKHGAWGAMSQSQMHDFWRLDYWEDDLRRRRRFVRNAFGSTHADVALKGPEDYGGFLRSPSTAERREPSVPGSSGLLEAGAEEEEGEEGGTSKKGFRSHSAVAQNPEADLMLEGDDDAVSLLQEKEMDNLAGPVVLSTPAQLVAPAVVARGTLSVTTTEIYFEVDEEDPAFKKTDAKVLAYSEGLHGKWMFSEIRAVFSRRYLLHNTGLEVFMANRTSVMFNFPDQATVKRVVYSLPRVGVGTSYGLPQARRISLATPRQLFKSSNMTQRWQRREISNFEYLMFLNTIAGRTYNDLNQYPVFPWVLTNYESEELDLTLPGNFRDLSKPLGALNPKRAAFYAERYETWDDDSCPPDHYATLYSTARSTLLWMLRIEPFTTFFLNGNDGKFDHADRTFSGIGRSWRNCQRDTADVTELIPEFYYLPEMFVNGNEYELGVRDDGAPVCDVELPVWAKKPEDFVRINRMALESEFVSCQLHQWIDLIFGYKQRGPEAVRALNVFSFLSYEGAVNLDNLDGAQREGMETQIQACGQIPSQLLIEPHPPRSSAMHLCFLPQSPLMFKDQMQQDVIMVLKFPSNSPVTHVAANTLPHLSIPAAVTVTCSRLFAVNRWHNTVGLRGAPGYSLEQAHHLPIEMDPLIANNSGTNKRQITDLVDQSIQINTHCFVVTADNRYILACGFWDKSFRVYSTESGKLTQIVFGHWDVVTCLARSESYIGGDCYIVSGSRDATLLLWYWSGRHHIIGDNPNNSDYPAPRAVLTGHDHEVVCVSVCAELGLVISGAKEGPCLVHTITGDLLRALEGPEPCRAPRLISVSSEGHCIIYYERGRFCNFSINGKLLAQMEVNDSTRAVLLSSDGQNLVTGGDNGVVEVWQACDFKQLYIYPGCDAGIRAMDLSHDQRTLITGMASGSIVAFNIDFNRWHYEHQNRY